The following are encoded in a window of Chlorocebus sabaeus isolate Y175 chromosome 22, mChlSab1.0.hap1, whole genome shotgun sequence genomic DNA:
- the PRR20G gene encoding proline-rich protein 20G has product MEEPRRSKRLRSMAPNQASGGPPTEPGCSSMDHEDPVEPVQPAKPTAYVKPMRWEPPARAELARPAGRGRRRGGSWWAGRARGSGALLHRVPGQREGPDVYIHLNYHGEPGHQGEPEAGQNPAFSFTEAAPMPGIVQEGPGPHAAQPEVGFQEPPPAGPVAVARQPMLALYPCIGFRPLGGSAFLRIMQTSSGTYVHRVPVFLAHIAH; this is encoded by the exons ATGGAGGAACCAAGGCGTTCGAAACGACTTCGCTCCATGGCCCCTAATCAAG CTTCAGGTGGGCCTCCTACAGAGCCAGGCTGCTCTAGTATGGACCATGAAGACCCTGTAGAGCCAGTCCAACCTGCAAAACCCACTGCTTATGTGAAACCCATGAGATGGGAGCCCCCAGCTCGCGCAGAGCTGGCTCGTCCTGCAGGAAGAGGCCGGCGCAGGGGAGGAAGCTGGTGGGCAGGTCGAGCCCGTGGCAGTGGGGCCTTGCTCCACAGGGTCCCCGGCCAGAGAGAGGGGCCAGACGTGTACATCCATCTGAACTACCATGGAGAGCCAGGCCACCAGGGGGAACCGGAAGCCGGGCAGAACCCAGCCTTCTCTTTTACTGAAGCAGCTCCTATGCCCGGAATTGTGCAGGAAGGCCCCGGTCCCCATGCAGCCCAGCCTGAGGTGGGGTTTCAGGAGCCACCTCCTGCTGGGCCTGTGGCTGTGGCCAGGCAGCCCATGTTGGCCCTCTATCCCTGTATCGGGTTCAGGCCTCTGGGTGGCTCAGCTTTTTTGCGCATCATGCAGACCTCCAGTGGCACCTACGTGCACAGGGTCCCAGTGTTCCTTGCCCACATTGCACACTAA